Proteins encoded within one genomic window of Gracilimonas sp.:
- a CDS encoding CFI-box-CTERM domain-containing protein gives MEDLLFEIEAQNYSKAYQSISELSNEDLTDEQWFLRGIASIGLSDPDNDKTKEASMCLSKVTQVDNTLISHLNDAVDSLTKKYSQRFLDVYNGNMQKDKPDNVDYGLQMLGGDIQKAGYILKKADVLENVSECYIIISDLIGDDKKALKNSINTFKSFLNTGFSKALNQSDRTWRTALKKLENKYKELEPEYVTGQGTGEGACFIASVVYGSYNSSEVKVLRDFRDNNLSNSRAGSKFIKLYYTYGQYPANYLSNKSKIKRGLKILIFDPLVKILSKL, from the coding sequence ATGGAAGATTTATTATTTGAAATTGAAGCTCAAAATTATAGTAAAGCCTATCAATCAATTTCGGAACTAAGTAATGAAGACCTAACAGACGAACAATGGTTTTTAAGGGGAATTGCATCAATTGGTTTATCTGATCCTGACAATGATAAAACTAAAGAAGCATCCATGTGTTTAAGCAAAGTCACACAGGTAGATAACACATTGATTTCTCATTTAAATGATGCAGTAGATTCTTTGACGAAAAAATATTCACAAAGATTTCTTGATGTCTATAATGGGAATATGCAAAAAGATAAGCCTGATAATGTAGACTATGGACTGCAAATGCTCGGTGGGGACATACAAAAGGCAGGCTATATATTGAAAAAAGCTGATGTGTTAGAAAATGTGAGTGAATGCTATATCATTATTTCTGACTTAATCGGGGACGATAAAAAAGCATTGAAAAATTCAATTAATACATTCAAGAGTTTCTTAAACACAGGGTTTAGTAAAGCACTCAACCAATCCGATAGAACATGGAGGACAGCCCTTAAAAAGCTTGAGAACAAATATAAAGAGTTAGAACCTGAGTATGTTACAGGTCAGGGAACAGGTGAAGGAGCATGTTTTATAGCATCTGTTGTATATGGCTCTTACAACTCTTCTGAAGTTAAGGTTCTTAGAGATTTTAGAGATAACAATCTATCAAATAGTAGAGCAGGTAGTAAGTTTATCAAACTGTATTATACATACGGTCAATATCCCGCTAATTACCTATCAAACAAATCAAAGATAAAACGTGGTTTGAAGATTTTGATATTTGATCCTCTTGTGAAAATCTTATCTAAACTTTAA